A single genomic interval of Lacrimispora sphenoides JCM 1415 harbors:
- a CDS encoding flavin reductase family protein has protein sequence MTKTKIANIPYGPYVTVLAGASVKGKPNYATIGAYGVVSQKPVLYISLKNTHYTTAGVIENGYFSVNIPSSDDIEKTDYCGTATGNQTDKSNIFESFYDNAGNAPMIKECPVNYLCKVIQTIPIFDFTMFLGEIVAAYANEDCLENGKPNALKVNPTIMMDSGYFDIKDRVGSIFQSCSGNR, from the coding sequence ATGACAAAAACAAAGATAGCCAATATCCCTTATGGACCGTATGTTACTGTTTTAGCAGGGGCTTCTGTAAAGGGAAAGCCAAACTATGCCACCATTGGAGCGTACGGAGTTGTAAGTCAAAAGCCTGTACTTTATATTTCTCTAAAGAATACCCATTACACAACAGCCGGAGTCATAGAAAACGGATACTTCTCTGTAAACATTCCCTCTTCCGATGATATAGAAAAAACGGATTATTGCGGGACTGCAACGGGCAATCAAACAGATAAATCAAACATATTCGAGTCTTTTTACGATAATGCAGGTAATGCACCCATGATAAAAGAGTGCCCGGTAAATTATCTTTGTAAAGTAATTCAGACGATTCCAATCTTTGATTTTACAATGTTCCTTGGAGAAATTGTTGCGGCTTATGCGAATGAAGATTGTCTGGAAAATGGCAAACCAAATGCTTTAAAGGTCAACCCTACCATCATGATGGATTCCGGGTATTTTGATATAAAAGATAGAGTGGGTTCCATATTTCAATCATGCAGCGGGAATCGTTAG
- a CDS encoding aldo/keto reductase gives MRTVKLGNLQVPVIAVGCMRINKLDKSEAEHFVQEALDLGTNFFDHADIYGGGVCEEIFAEAAHMNASVREKMFLQSKCGIRPGIAFDFSKKYILEAVDGSLKRLKTDYLDALLLHRPDALVEPEEVAEAFDILQSSGKVRNFGVSNQNPMQIQLLKKFVKQPIIANQLQLSITNANMISQGIHVNMLDDQAVNRDGSVIDFCRLNDITIQPWSPFQYGFFEGVFLGNEKFPKLNAKIDEISAKYEVSNTTIAMAWLLRHPAHMQPVTGTMNVERLKDCVKAADIKLTREEWYEIYLSAGNILP, from the coding sequence ATGAGAACAGTTAAATTAGGGAACTTGCAGGTACCGGTAATTGCAGTCGGCTGCATGCGCATCAATAAACTGGATAAGTCGGAAGCAGAACATTTCGTACAGGAAGCACTGGATTTAGGCACAAACTTTTTTGATCATGCAGATATTTATGGTGGCGGCGTGTGTGAGGAGATATTTGCAGAAGCGGCCCATATGAACGCATCTGTTCGTGAAAAGATGTTCCTGCAATCCAAATGCGGGATTCGTCCAGGCATTGCGTTTGATTTTTCCAAAAAATATATTTTAGAAGCAGTAGACGGCAGCTTAAAAAGACTGAAAACGGATTATCTGGATGCATTGCTGCTCCATCGTCCGGATGCTCTGGTGGAGCCGGAAGAGGTTGCCGAGGCATTTGACATCCTGCAAAGTTCAGGTAAGGTACGTAACTTTGGTGTTTCCAACCAAAACCCCATGCAGATACAGCTGCTTAAGAAGTTTGTTAAACAGCCGATTATTGCGAATCAGCTGCAGTTAAGCATTACAAACGCCAACATGATCTCCCAGGGGATTCATGTCAATATGCTTGATGATCAGGCCGTGAACCGGGATGGCAGCGTAATTGATTTCTGCCGCTTAAATGACATCACCATTCAGCCATGGTCTCCGTTCCAGTACGGATTTTTTGAGGGGGTATTCCTTGGCAATGAAAAGTTTCCAAAGCTCAATGCCAAAATTGATGAAATTTCTGCTAAATATGAAGTCAGCAACACGACCATCGCCATGGCATGGCTGCTTCGCCACCCGGCCCATATGCAGCCTGTGACCGGGACCATGAATGTGGAGCGATTGAAGGATTGTGTCAAAGCAGCCGATATTAAGCTTACCAGGGAGGAATGGTACGAGATTTACCTTAGCGCAGGGAACATTTTACCGTAA
- a CDS encoding iron-containing alcohol dehydrogenase produces the protein MLNFDFYSPARILFGKDTEKQIGALLKPHATKVLLHYGGGSIKKSGLYDTVITSLKENGLSYVELGGVVPNPRLSLVHEGIALCKEEKVDLILAVGGGSAIDSAKAIAMGVYYDGDVWEIYEQSKAIEKALPVATILTIPAAGSEASGDTVITNEEKQLKYGYGSPHLRPLLSVMNPELFYTLPKNQIANGVADMMSHVFERYFTNTTHTDLTDGLCETVLKTIIKNAPLVLENPGNYDAWCEVGFGGTVAHNGLVGMGREQDWACHGMEHELSAIYDVAHGAGLAVLTPAWMQYVYKDNVNMFVQFAVNVMGVKGSYRDPDAMIQEAILRLREFFNKMGLPATLGELGIDASQLEIMAKKATGAAFGNEAPIGGLKKLYWQDVLEIYKLAQ, from the coding sequence ATGCTTAATTTTGATTTCTATTCACCGGCTCGTATACTATTTGGAAAAGACACGGAGAAACAGATTGGTGCTCTTTTAAAACCCCATGCAACCAAGGTTCTTCTGCATTACGGCGGAGGCAGCATTAAAAAGAGCGGACTATATGACACAGTGATCACTTCACTGAAAGAGAATGGGCTTTCTTATGTGGAACTGGGCGGCGTGGTGCCAAATCCCCGTCTTTCCCTGGTACATGAAGGAATTGCCTTATGCAAAGAAGAAAAGGTGGATTTAATCCTGGCAGTGGGCGGCGGAAGCGCCATTGATTCTGCCAAGGCCATTGCAATGGGTGTATATTATGATGGTGATGTCTGGGAGATTTATGAACAAAGCAAAGCAATCGAAAAGGCGCTGCCCGTAGCCACAATTCTTACCATTCCTGCTGCAGGAAGCGAAGCAAGCGGTGATACAGTTATCACCAATGAGGAAAAACAGCTCAAATACGGTTATGGCAGTCCCCACCTGCGTCCTTTGCTCAGCGTCATGAATCCGGAATTGTTCTACACCCTGCCAAAGAATCAGATCGCAAACGGTGTGGCTGACATGATGAGCCATGTTTTTGAACGTTACTTTACTAACACCACACATACCGATCTGACGGATGGTTTGTGCGAAACAGTATTAAAGACCATCATAAAGAATGCTCCGCTTGTCCTTGAAAATCCAGGGAATTACGATGCATGGTGCGAGGTAGGTTTTGGAGGTACAGTTGCCCATAATGGCTTGGTTGGTATGGGACGTGAACAGGACTGGGCCTGCCATGGCATGGAACATGAACTCAGTGCCATCTACGATGTAGCGCACGGGGCAGGTCTGGCGGTGCTGACTCCTGCATGGATGCAGTATGTATACAAGGATAACGTGAACATGTTCGTGCAGTTTGCGGTTAATGTCATGGGTGTGAAGGGCAGTTATCGCGATCCGGACGCAATGATCCAGGAAGCGATTTTACGTCTGCGTGAATTTTTTAACAAGATGGGACTCCCGGCAACTCTTGGAGAGCTCGGCATCGACGCCAGCCAGCTTGAAATAATGGCTAAAAAAGCGACAGGTGCTGCATTTGGAAATGAGGCGCCCATTGGCGGCTTAAAAAAGCTTTACTGGCAGGATGTACTTGAGATTTATAAGCTGGCCCAATAA
- a CDS encoding aldo/keto reductase, translating into MAVTSVKEALKCGYRHIDTAAGYGNEESVGIAVKESGIAREDIFITSKLQNDMHGYENTMEAFKKTMKNLDMDYLDLYLIHWPNPIKYRDQWQEANAGTWKAFEELHKAGLIRAIGVSNFHPHHFDALMQTASVQPMVNQIRLCPGDTQDNVVDYCRKRSILLEAYSPLGVGKIFEVPQMQLLAQKYGKSIAQICVRWSLERGYLPLPKSITPERIRENADVFDFQLSPEDVQAIAGLKGCCGYSADPDTITW; encoded by the coding sequence ATGGCTGTCACATCGGTGAAAGAAGCTTTAAAATGTGGTTATCGTCATATTGATACCGCCGCAGGTTATGGGAATGAGGAAAGTGTAGGCATAGCTGTAAAGGAAAGTGGTATTGCCCGCGAGGATATTTTTATTACCAGCAAACTTCAAAATGATATGCATGGATATGAAAATACCATGGAAGCCTTTAAAAAGACGATGAAAAATCTTGATATGGATTATCTGGATCTTTACCTGATTCACTGGCCTAATCCAATCAAGTACCGCGATCAGTGGCAGGAAGCCAATGCCGGCACCTGGAAAGCTTTTGAAGAGCTTCACAAAGCCGGACTTATTCGCGCGATAGGAGTCAGCAATTTCCATCCTCATCATTTTGATGCGCTTATGCAGACGGCGTCGGTTCAGCCAATGGTCAATCAGATCCGGCTTTGCCCCGGCGATACACAGGATAACGTGGTAGATTATTGCAGAAAGCGTTCGATTCTTCTGGAGGCTTACAGCCCTCTTGGCGTAGGAAAGATTTTTGAAGTTCCGCAGATGCAGTTACTGGCACAAAAGTACGGAAAGTCCATTGCCCAGATTTGCGTGCGGTGGAGTCTGGAACGCGGATATCTGCCGCTGCCAAAATCCATCACGCCCGAACGTATCCGGGAAAATGCTGATGTATTTGATTTCCAGCTTTCCCCTGAGGATGTGCAGGCAATTGCCGGCTTAAAAGGCTGCTGTGGATATTCTGCAGATCCTGATACAATCACATGGTAA
- a CDS encoding MerR family transcriptional regulator — MGYTIKQVSERTNLSAHVLRYYEKEGLLFNINRSTSGIRSYTEDDLEWLGLICCLKNTGMSLKQIKEFVELSAEGRETLKQRCDILIEHKKNVEAQIQEMNKHLEKVSHKINHYTKQYHEYNHDASHQNSET; from the coding sequence ATGGGTTATACTATCAAACAGGTATCGGAACGTACAAACCTAAGCGCACACGTACTGCGTTACTATGAAAAAGAAGGTCTTTTGTTCAATATCAACAGAAGCACAAGCGGCATCCGAAGTTATACTGAAGATGATTTAGAATGGCTGGGATTGATCTGCTGTCTCAAGAATACAGGCATGTCCCTGAAACAAATCAAGGAATTTGTGGAATTAAGTGCAGAAGGCAGAGAGACACTCAAACAGCGGTGCGATATATTGATCGAACATAAGAAGAATGTGGAAGCTCAGATTCAGGAAATGAATAAGCATCTTGAAAAAGTATCTCATAAAATCAACCATTATACAAAGCAGTATCATGAGTACAACCATGACGCATCCCATCAAAATTCAGAAACCTAG
- a CDS encoding metal-dependent transcriptional regulator — MLLYASGEDYLEAILVLKKQTGAVRSVDLARYMGYSKPSISHAVAMLKKGGFLDSDEDGCLLLTDSGQEIAEKIYERHCFFKNQLVRIAITRRKAENLRCLSAMRINVQDLKSLSHL; from the coding sequence ATGCTGCTTTATGCATCAGGTGAGGACTATCTGGAGGCAATTCTTGTGTTAAAGAAGCAAACCGGCGCGGTACGCTCCGTCGATCTTGCCCGATACATGGGATATTCAAAGCCCAGCATTAGTCACGCTGTTGCCATGCTGAAAAAAGGAGGTTTTCTGGATTCCGACGAGGACGGGTGCCTTCTTTTGACTGACTCAGGGCAGGAGATTGCAGAAAAGATTTATGAACGTCATTGCTTTTTTAAAAATCAGCTTGTAAGGATAGCCATCACCAGGCGTAAAGCTGAGAATTTAAGATGTTTATCTGCGATGCGGATCAATGTACAAGACTTAAAGAGCCTGTCCCATTTATAA
- a CDS encoding ABC transporter ATP-binding protein has protein sequence MVSTLRKIYRFSGRMQGTMKTAILFSVLHSIFDMMTFAALALVFSGIIHGFETAAIWQIFGIAFAGMILKICCSYMTDFNKVRIGYFMCAEKRIHIGDRMKYMPMGYFSDHNLGSLTSAVTTTMGDIENNASMVLTNILGGYIHAAVITLVMFCIDWRIGLTIFCGILLFTYCISSLQKKSEKVSPERQSAQEALVSNVLEYVQGMLIVKSFNLGRDSNSKIKHAIVESKNKNLMLEHLFIPYTVLQQIILYGTSVIVIVEALLFYLNGSMNLPMCLLMAVASFMLFGQLQSAGNTSSLLRLLDASMDKVEEINKTPVMDEQGKTQKPVNFDIAFEDVSFSYGDHKILDHVNLLIPQKKTTAIVGPSGSGKSTLCNLIARFWDVDSGRITIGGIDVRDYTLDSLLTNISEVFQKVYLFADTIENNMKFGRPDVSHKEVVLAAKKACCHDFIMSLPNGYKTVIGEGGATLSGGEKQRISIARAILKDAPIIILDEATSSVDPENESLLMNAIAELTKNKTVIMIAHRLKTVQRADQILVLANGHIVQKGAHEELVNQNGIYADFIGIRKKAIGWKLK, from the coding sequence ATGGTAAGTACCTTAAGAAAAATATATCGTTTTTCCGGCAGAATGCAGGGAACCATGAAAACAGCAATCCTGTTTTCTGTGCTTCATTCCATCTTTGATATGATGACTTTTGCAGCCCTTGCCCTGGTTTTTTCCGGCATAATCCATGGATTCGAGACAGCTGCTATCTGGCAGATATTCGGCATTGCTTTTGCCGGCATGATTCTAAAAATCTGCTGCAGCTATATGACTGATTTTAATAAAGTAAGGATCGGCTACTTTATGTGTGCAGAAAAACGCATTCACATAGGGGACCGCATGAAATATATGCCTATGGGCTATTTCAGCGACCATAATCTCGGCAGTCTCACCTCTGCAGTTACCACGACGATGGGAGATATTGAAAACAACGCCTCCATGGTACTGACAAATATACTGGGAGGTTATATACACGCAGCGGTCATCACACTGGTTATGTTCTGTATTGACTGGCGCATCGGACTGACGATTTTCTGCGGCATCCTGTTATTCACTTACTGTATCAGCAGCCTGCAAAAGAAATCGGAAAAGGTTTCACCGGAACGGCAGTCTGCACAGGAAGCTCTTGTTTCCAATGTGCTGGAATATGTACAGGGAATGCTCATCGTAAAATCCTTTAACCTGGGACGTGACTCCAACAGCAAGATAAAGCATGCGATTGTGGAGAGTAAAAATAAAAATCTGATGCTGGAGCATTTATTCATTCCCTATACGGTTCTTCAGCAGATCATCCTTTATGGAACCAGCGTCATAGTGATTGTGGAGGCTTTGCTTTTCTACCTGAATGGTTCCATGAACCTTCCGATGTGCCTGCTAATGGCAGTGGCCTCTTTTATGCTTTTCGGGCAGCTCCAGTCGGCCGGAAATACCTCATCCCTGCTTCGTCTTTTGGATGCATCCATGGATAAGGTAGAGGAAATTAATAAAACCCCTGTGATGGATGAACAGGGGAAAACCCAAAAGCCCGTTAACTTTGATATTGCCTTTGAGGATGTATCGTTCTCTTATGGAGATCATAAGATCCTGGATCATGTGAACCTGCTGATTCCTCAAAAGAAAACAACAGCCATCGTGGGGCCCTCCGGATCAGGCAAAAGCACCCTCTGTAATCTGATTGCCCGTTTTTGGGATGTGGACAGCGGACGAATTACAATTGGCGGCATTGATGTCAGGGACTACACCTTGGACAGCCTGTTGACGAATATCAGCGAGGTATTCCAAAAAGTATATCTGTTTGCCGATACCATAGAGAATAACATGAAGTTCGGAAGGCCGGATGTTTCTCATAAGGAGGTGGTACTTGCCGCAAAAAAGGCTTGCTGCCATGATTTCATTATGAGCCTGCCAAACGGATACAAAACCGTGATTGGAGAAGGCGGTGCTACACTGTCAGGCGGGGAAAAGCAGCGGATCTCCATTGCACGCGCCATTTTAAAGGATGCTCCCATCATCATTTTGGATGAGGCCACTTCCAGTGTTGATCCGGAGAATGAGAGTCTGCTGATGAATGCAATTGCAGAATTGACGAAAAACAAAACGGTTATTATGATTGCTCACCGCTTAAAGACAGTTCAGAGAGCTGACCAGATCCTTGTTTTAGCCAATGGGCATATTGTGCAGAAAGGGGCTCATGAAGAACTGGTGAATCAGAACGGTATCTATGCTGATTTCATTGGAATACGGAAAAAGGCAATCGGCTGGAAATTAAAATAA
- a CDS encoding ABC transporter ATP-binding protein — MDKEQSPMSRLLEFAVPYKSKYVLSVILAILGVAAGFVPFYAVSQIALLLMNGETSVTAYMGYCVTAGIGFLAKVCFSNLSTFVSHTATFETLAEIRLSLADKLTRVPMGYMMNTPSGHLKNILVDRVEGMETTLAHLIPELTANLCVPFCILIYLLFLDWRMALASLVTFPIGMLCYKGMAKGYEEKFQGLMMRGRKMSNTVVEYIGGIEVIKAFNQSANSYQKYSDAVEDNAAYAVNWMKSVQLYKSMLFTIWPSVLVSVLPIGCILYRNGSLSVPVFVTCMILSLGIITPVLNAMNFTDSIAQMKSVVGEICSVLDEKELERPERPAMIHSSDISMDNVSFTYEEGTSLLKEINLSIPEKTITAFVGPSGGGKSTITKLIAGFWDVTSGAVRIDGIDIRKIPLEQLMDQIAYISQDNYLFDETVLENIRMGKPSATDEEVYQAAKDCGCYEFILKLEKGFQTVVGSSGGHLSGGERQRIAIARAVLKNAPIVILDEATAYIDAENEALIQEAMAKVIAGKTVLMIAHRLSTITDADKIVVVKNGHIEAEGTHEELLASCTLYQNMWRAHMDTKDAA, encoded by the coding sequence ATGGATAAAGAACAAAGTCCTATGTCCAGACTGTTGGAATTTGCTGTTCCATACAAGAGTAAATATGTTCTATCAGTCATTTTAGCAATCCTGGGTGTTGCCGCAGGATTCGTACCATTTTATGCTGTTTCTCAAATCGCACTGCTGCTGATGAATGGGGAAACCTCTGTTACTGCCTATATGGGGTATTGTGTGACAGCAGGTATCGGTTTTCTGGCGAAAGTTTGCTTTTCCAATCTTTCCACTTTTGTTTCCCATACCGCGACCTTTGAAACTCTGGCCGAAATCCGCCTTAGTCTTGCAGACAAACTCACCAGGGTTCCTATGGGTTATATGATGAATACCCCTTCCGGTCATCTTAAAAACATTTTGGTAGACCGGGTGGAAGGGATGGAGACGACTCTCGCCCATTTGATTCCTGAACTGACAGCAAATCTTTGTGTTCCCTTTTGTATTTTGATTTACCTGCTATTCCTTGACTGGAGAATGGCACTTGCTTCCCTGGTGACATTCCCAATTGGAATGCTCTGTTATAAGGGAATGGCAAAGGGCTATGAGGAAAAATTCCAGGGACTTATGATGCGTGGCCGCAAGATGTCAAATACGGTTGTGGAATACATCGGAGGAATCGAAGTTATTAAAGCCTTCAATCAATCCGCAAATTCCTATCAGAAATATTCTGACGCGGTAGAGGACAATGCCGCTTATGCTGTAAACTGGATGAAAAGTGTCCAGCTCTATAAGTCCATGCTGTTTACAATCTGGCCCAGCGTGTTAGTCAGCGTTCTTCCCATCGGCTGTATCCTGTACCGAAACGGAAGTCTCAGCGTTCCGGTTTTTGTCACCTGCATGATCTTGTCGCTGGGGATTATTACCCCGGTCCTGAATGCAATGAACTTTACTGACAGCATAGCCCAGATGAAATCTGTAGTAGGAGAAATCTGTTCCGTTCTGGACGAAAAGGAATTGGAGCGGCCTGAAAGACCTGCCATGATTCATTCATCAGATATCTCAATGGATAATGTCAGTTTTACCTATGAGGAAGGAACCTCTCTTCTTAAGGAGATAAACTTATCTATTCCGGAAAAGACCATCACTGCATTTGTCGGCCCAAGCGGAGGAGGAAAGTCTACCATTACAAAATTGATCGCAGGTTTTTGGGATGTGACATCCGGGGCAGTCAGGATTGACGGCATCGACATCCGAAAAATACCTTTGGAGCAGCTAATGGATCAGATTGCCTATATTTCCCAGGACAACTATCTGTTTGATGAAACGGTTCTTGAAAATATCCGAATGGGCAAACCTTCAGCAACCGATGAAGAGGTGTATCAGGCGGCAAAGGATTGCGGCTGTTATGAGTTTATCCTGAAGCTGGAAAAGGGCTTCCAGACTGTTGTGGGAAGTTCCGGAGGCCATCTTTCCGGTGGTGAGCGCCAGCGAATTGCCATTGCCAGGGCTGTCTTAAAAAATGCCCCTATTGTCATACTGGACGAGGCTACCGCCTACATTGATGCAGAGAATGAAGCGCTGATCCAGGAGGCTATGGCAAAGGTCATTGCCGGGAAAACGGTTCTTATGATAGCCCACCGGTTATCGACAATCACCGATGCGGACAAAATAGTAGTGGTAAAGAATGGACACATTGAAGCGGAAGGCACTCATGAAGAACTGCTTGCATCCTGTACCTTGTATCAGAACATGTGGAGAGCACATATGGATACTAAGGATGCCGCATAA
- a CDS encoding helix-turn-helix domain-containing protein: MNNKNFTDFFDPEVQKTASEAGCSIYKMQNETGEGVITRYQILPGIELFYNDFHMRDGQNKNKLPHPDIFEINHCREGRFECVFGNGDCQYVGAGDLSINRLTNETTSTTFPLSHYHGISITIDLNEAAETMKLVELVLGGLHIDLYQITERLCRKDTCFVLRGHSNIEHIFSELYKVTPKMAARYLKVKVLELFMFLNDVQVDEYPEERRYFSKNQVQVIKQMQKYMTSDLQIHHTLQELSKKFDIPLTSMKVCFKGIYGCSVYSYMKSYRMQAAKILLRDTTESITEIAMKMGYDNPSKFSEVFKKEFGELPSEFRKTLSKWGSNHLIRVAGIK; this comes from the coding sequence ATGAATAACAAGAATTTCACGGATTTTTTTGATCCGGAGGTGCAAAAGACAGCAAGTGAAGCAGGCTGTTCGATATACAAGATGCAAAACGAAACAGGAGAGGGTGTTATTACCCGATATCAAATCTTACCTGGCATCGAACTGTTTTATAATGATTTTCATATGCGGGATGGGCAAAATAAGAATAAGCTTCCCCATCCGGATATATTTGAGATCAATCACTGCAGGGAAGGCCGGTTTGAATGCGTGTTCGGTAATGGTGATTGCCAATATGTGGGAGCCGGCGATCTTTCCATCAATCGGCTTACCAATGAAACCACATCGACCACGTTCCCGTTATCCCATTATCATGGAATTTCCATTACGATCGATTTGAATGAGGCAGCGGAAACAATGAAGCTGGTGGAACTTGTACTGGGCGGGCTGCATATTGATTTATACCAGATAACAGAGCGCCTTTGCAGAAAAGATACTTGCTTTGTCCTGCGGGGGCATAGCAATATTGAACATATTTTTTCTGAGCTGTATAAGGTTACGCCCAAAATGGCAGCACGCTATTTAAAAGTTAAAGTATTAGAATTGTTCATGTTCTTAAATGATGTCCAGGTCGACGAATATCCGGAAGAACGGCGGTACTTTTCAAAAAATCAGGTTCAGGTGATCAAGCAAATGCAGAAATACATGACTTCTGACTTACAAATCCATCATACGCTGCAGGAGCTGTCAAAAAAATTCGATATTCCTCTTACATCGATGAAAGTGTGTTTTAAGGGGATTTACGGCTGTTCTGTTTATTCTTATATGAAATCCTACCGCATGCAGGCAGCCAAAATTTTACTGAGGGATACAACGGAAAGCATAACAGAGATCGCCATGAAGATGGGATATGATAACCCAAGTAAGTTTTCCGAGGTTTTTAAAAAGGAATTTGGGGAACTGCCGTCCGAATTCAGAAAGACGTTGTCCAAATGGGGGAGTAACCACCTAATCAGAGTAGCAGGAATAAAATGA
- a CDS encoding cysteine desulfurase family protein produces MIYLDYNATTPIDKKVYHAMLPYLESEFGNPSNSYELGLLAKGAVENSRKQVSELLGAKSSEILFTSCGSESNNAVIKGVAYTFRNKGKHIITSCIEHPSIMEPLSFLKKNDYKVTYLPVNRQGSVNPKDLRNAINEETILVSIMHSNNEVGTLQPIGELGEICRERGVLFHTDASQSIGKVDINVSRLPVDFLTLAGHKLYAPKGIGALFIRDGVEIESFLHGASQENGRRAGTENVPYIVALGEAAAQARKHLDQNDLMPIRDYFYNQLKEVFGSNIHLNGDPVHRLPNTLNVSFVGENGAQILAALPELCASTGSACHSGSKTISPVLAAMGVEEEIAFGAVRFSVGRYTTKQEIDHAMKLLKGYGFSIASC; encoded by the coding sequence ATGATTTATCTAGACTATAATGCTACGACCCCTATCGACAAAAAGGTATATCATGCCATGCTTCCCTATCTGGAGTCAGAGTTTGGAAACCCATCCAACAGTTACGAATTGGGACTGCTCGCGAAAGGTGCAGTTGAGAATTCCAGAAAACAAGTTTCGGAATTGCTTGGTGCCAAAAGCAGCGAGATTTTATTCACAAGCTGTGGCAGTGAATCCAATAATGCTGTAATCAAGGGAGTCGCCTACACTTTTAGGAATAAGGGAAAGCATATTATTACTTCTTGCATCGAACACCCTTCCATCATGGAACCACTCTCGTTTTTAAAGAAAAACGATTATAAAGTAACCTATCTTCCAGTAAACCGGCAAGGATCTGTGAATCCTAAGGATTTAAGAAATGCCATCAATGAGGAAACGATTTTGGTTAGTATTATGCATTCCAATAATGAGGTTGGTACCTTGCAGCCAATTGGGGAGTTGGGGGAAATTTGCAGAGAACGAGGTGTTTTGTTTCATACAGATGCATCTCAGTCCATTGGAAAAGTGGATATTAACGTTTCCCGTTTACCAGTGGACTTTCTGACTCTTGCCGGTCATAAACTATATGCTCCAAAAGGAATTGGCGCATTGTTTATTCGTGATGGAGTTGAAATAGAATCATTTCTGCATGGCGCAAGCCAGGAGAATGGCAGGCGTGCCGGTACGGAAAATGTGCCTTATATTGTAGCTTTGGGAGAGGCAGCGGCACAGGCAAGGAAACACCTGGATCAAAATGATTTGATGCCGATAAGAGATTATTTTTATAATCAGCTAAAGGAAGTGTTTGGCAGTAATATTCACCTCAACGGTGACCCGGTTCATCGCTTGCCAAATACTCTTAATGTCAGCTTTGTGGGAGAAAATGGGGCCCAGATATTGGCGGCGCTGCCTGAACTATGTGCCTCAACCGGGTCTGCCTGCCATTCTGGTTCAAAAACCATTTCTCCTGTGTTAGCTGCTATGGGTGTTGAAGAGGAAATTGCATTTGGTGCTGTACGCTTTAGTGTGGGCAGATATACCACTAAGCAAGAGATTGATCATGCAATGAAATTGTTAAAAGGATACGGGTTTTCCATTGCAAGCTGCTGA